Proteins found in one Mucilaginibacter gracilis genomic segment:
- a CDS encoding ATP-binding protein gives MIIRSLQSTIEERLFKGKAILLFGPRQSGKSTLVEEILRDKDHLYLNGDDADVRDILTNTTATKLRAVVGQKKIVFIDEAQRIPNIGLTLKLFTDQIKDVQVIATGSSAFELSSQVNEPLTGRKYEYMLYPLSFEELVGANGLVQEKRMIEQRMIFGYYPEIVTKVGEEKELLKLLAGSYLYKDLLMLEQVKKPLLLEKLLKALALQVGSEVSFHELGQTIGSDSKTIDKYIDLLEKTFVVFRLPAFSRNVRNEIKKGKKIYFYDCGIRNAIINNFKPLGSRTDTGALWENYVISERMKYLKYHDIDVVSFFWRTNQQQEIDLIEEDGEQLAAYEFKWSSKGTVRFPQTFTDNYPGSKTLVISPDNIEDFLLKHRCFYV, from the coding sequence ATGATTATACGCAGTTTACAAAGTACGATAGAAGAAAGGCTTTTTAAGGGGAAGGCCATTTTGTTATTCGGACCTCGGCAATCGGGTAAGTCAACTTTGGTTGAGGAGATCCTAAGAGACAAGGATCATTTATATTTAAATGGCGATGATGCCGATGTCAGGGATATTTTGACGAATACCACAGCGACAAAACTCAGGGCCGTGGTTGGTCAGAAAAAAATAGTATTCATCGATGAGGCGCAGCGTATCCCTAACATTGGGCTTACCCTGAAATTATTTACCGATCAGATCAAAGATGTTCAGGTCATTGCTACGGGTTCATCCGCGTTTGAGTTGTCAAGCCAGGTCAATGAGCCTTTAACGGGGAGGAAGTATGAATATATGCTTTACCCATTGAGTTTTGAAGAACTGGTCGGGGCGAACGGGCTTGTCCAGGAGAAACGCATGATCGAGCAGCGCATGATCTTCGGGTATTATCCGGAGATCGTGACCAAGGTCGGGGAAGAGAAAGAGCTGTTGAAGTTATTGGCAGGGAGTTATTTGTATAAGGACTTATTGATGCTGGAGCAGGTTAAAAAACCCTTGTTGCTGGAGAAACTTTTGAAGGCGCTCGCCTTGCAGGTAGGAAGTGAGGTGAGTTTTCATGAATTGGGCCAGACGATCGGGAGCGATAGTAAAACCATCGATAAATACATCGACCTGTTGGAAAAGACCTTTGTGGTTTTCAGGTTACCTGCATTCAGCCGCAATGTCAGGAACGAGATCAAAAAGGGAAAGAAGATCTATTTCTATGATTGCGGGATCCGGAACGCCATTATCAATAATTTTAAACCATTAGGTTCAAGGACGGATACGGGTGCGTTATGGGAGAACTATGTGATCTCGGAACGAATGAAATACCTGAAATACCACGATATCGATGTCGTTTCTTTTTTCTGGAGAACCAACCAGCAGCAGGAGATCGATCTGATCGAGGAAGATGGGGAACAGTTGGCCGCTTATGAATTTAAATGGTCGTCTAAAGGAACCGTTCGCTTTCCGCAAACATTTACAGATAATTATCCGGGGTCTAAGACTTTGGTCATATCACCCGATAATATCGAAGACTTCTTATTAAAGCACAGATGTTTTTACGTTTAA
- a CDS encoding GAF domain-containing protein, translated as MQLPYLHIFPDPYHEFIRIQKAKIVKLFSALNFSQSQKINDVLKLAAETANVPMVTISLMGKDTQFIKSNIGLDVDEGSRETSFCKYLLDSKEVLVVPDTLVDDRFMNNPAVVSYPDIRFYAGAPLISNAGYHIGSLCVYDQIPHIFTKSRQQILGILATQVMHIMELELAVILADKRINHLANWGTKKASLERKLRAFFERSPLCHTLISPNFRILDFNIAAATFIKDTHDLRLQVGKNIRNYLSKTFRVLFSLYFKKAVGGEHIKQEVLIKNDAGVSKWWEVSLDPVTNEAGQVTSIAYNATNINDRKMQLPEISAQNKALSNIAYIQSHQYRRPVASILGLFELIRADNYQPDRECLILMEKAVNELDLVIKQVVDVAGPHTSKVSA; from the coding sequence GTGCAATTGCCTTATTTACACATATTTCCCGATCCGTATCATGAATTTATCAGAATCCAAAAGGCTAAAATAGTCAAACTCTTTAGCGCACTCAATTTTAGTCAAAGTCAAAAGATCAATGATGTTTTAAAACTGGCTGCAGAAACAGCAAACGTACCGATGGTAACGATCTCCCTTATGGGTAAGGACACCCAGTTCATTAAATCAAACATCGGCCTGGATGTTGACGAAGGTAGCCGCGAAACGTCCTTCTGCAAATATCTACTGGACAGTAAAGAGGTACTCGTCGTTCCAGATACATTAGTTGATGATCGCTTTATGAACAACCCTGCCGTGGTAAGTTATCCGGATATTCGATTTTATGCGGGCGCCCCCTTGATCAGCAATGCCGGTTACCATATAGGCTCTCTTTGTGTGTACGACCAGATCCCTCACATATTTACCAAAAGCCGGCAACAGATATTAGGTATCCTTGCGACCCAGGTCATGCATATCATGGAACTGGAGCTTGCAGTTATCCTGGCGGACAAACGCATCAATCATTTGGCCAACTGGGGAACAAAGAAAGCTTCGTTAGAACGGAAACTCAGAGCTTTTTTTGAACGCTCACCGCTCTGCCATACGCTGATCAGCCCTAACTTCAGGATACTCGATTTTAATATCGCAGCAGCAACCTTTATCAAAGATACACACGATCTGCGCTTGCAGGTCGGCAAAAATATCAGGAATTACCTGAGCAAGACATTCAGGGTTCTGTTTAGTTTATATTTTAAAAAGGCTGTTGGCGGGGAGCACATCAAGCAGGAAGTATTGATCAAAAATGATGCAGGTGTTTCCAAGTGGTGGGAAGTTTCCCTGGACCCGGTAACAAATGAGGCTGGTCAAGTTACCAGCATCGCTTACAATGCCACCAATATTAATGATCGAAAGATGCAGTTGCCTGAGATCTCAGCTCAGAACAAAGCGCTATCGAACATCGCCTATATTCAGTCACACCAATACCGAAGACCCGTCGCCTCGATCCTTGGCCTGTTCGAATTGATCAGGGCCGATAATTATCAGCCCGACCGTGAATGTTTAATATTAATGGAAAAAGCCGTCAATGAGCTGGACCTGGTGATCAAGCAAGTGGTTGATGTCGCTGGGCCACACACCTCAAAAGTTTCGGCCTGA
- a CDS encoding Lrp/AsnC family transcriptional regulator, with amino-acid sequence MSHQFDQTDMGILQLLQEDARLTHKELAHRLHKSVTPIHIRVRRLQEEGYIKRYAAILNQDKIGKSLTAFTQVQVKEHSQEGLLAFKEEIIKITEVMECYHMTGSFDFLLRIVIRDMKEYNDVLIDKLAKVKDIGHVESFFVISEIKHETAFSLHTKT; translated from the coding sequence ATGAGTCACCAGTTTGACCAAACCGATATGGGTATCTTACAGCTGCTGCAGGAAGATGCGCGGCTTACACACAAGGAGCTGGCACATCGCCTGCACAAATCTGTTACCCCTATTCATATCCGTGTTCGCCGCTTGCAGGAAGAGGGTTACATTAAACGCTATGCTGCCATACTCAACCAGGATAAAATAGGCAAGAGCCTGACAGCTTTCACACAGGTACAGGTCAAAGAACACTCACAAGAGGGCTTGCTTGCGTTTAAAGAAGAGATCATTAAAATAACCGAGGTCATGGAATGTTACCATATGACGGGTTCCTTCGATTTTTTGCTCCGCATCGTGATCCGGGATATGAAAGAATACAATGATGTTCTGATCGACAAGCTGGCCAAGGTAAAAGATATCGGGCACGTAGAAAGCTTTTTTGTCATATCAGAGATCAAGCACGAGACTGCGTTCAGTTTGCATACAAAAACATAG
- the pckA gene encoding phosphoenolpyruvate carboxykinase (ATP), with translation MEQLIFSTKVHTQLPVQELVKQTLMRGEGVLNDTGALLVKTGAFTGRSPQDKFIVRDSLAETAVNWNKFNTPIDEKYFFGLKEQMLAYLNKLPELWLRDAYACADPAHRLNIRVINEHPWCNHFVANMFLEPTARELEGFEPEWLVIQAPGFKADPEKDGTRQANFTVISFAYKTILIGGTGYTGEIKKGIFTVLNFILPFQKRVLSMHCSANEGPKGDTAIFFGLSGTGKTTLSSDAGRKLIGDDEHGWNEQGVFNFEGGCYAKIIDLSAEFEPEIFQAIRPGALVENASFVKDSNKIDFADRSLTENTRVSYPISHIRNAKSQSVTGVPQNIFFLTCDAYGVIPPISKLTKEQAMFHFLSGYTAKIAGTEEGVTEPQVTFSTCFGAPFLPLHPSHYAALLGEYLDLYLVKVWLVNTGWTGGSYGTGCRIAIKYTRAMINAALNNELDRVDYNKDPVFGLSVPQQCEGVPAELLNPRNTWTDPIAYDETAKKLAQKFQDNYQQYKQVAMS, from the coding sequence ATGGAGCAATTAATCTTTAGTACTAAAGTGCACACGCAATTACCTGTTCAGGAATTGGTTAAGCAGACACTGATGCGAGGTGAAGGTGTTTTGAACGACACCGGTGCGCTGCTGGTGAAAACCGGTGCCTTTACCGGGCGCAGCCCCCAAGATAAATTTATCGTGCGCGATAGCTTAGCCGAAACGGCTGTCAACTGGAATAAGTTCAACACGCCCATTGATGAAAAATATTTCTTCGGACTGAAAGAGCAAATGTTGGCATACCTTAATAAGCTACCCGAACTTTGGTTGAGGGACGCCTATGCCTGCGCCGATCCTGCCCACCGCTTAAACATACGGGTGATCAATGAGCATCCATGGTGCAATCATTTTGTGGCCAATATGTTCTTAGAGCCGACCGCAAGAGAGCTCGAAGGTTTTGAACCTGAATGGCTCGTGATCCAGGCCCCGGGTTTTAAAGCCGATCCTGAAAAAGATGGCACACGCCAGGCAAATTTTACAGTGATTTCGTTCGCTTACAAAACCATATTGATCGGAGGCACCGGGTACACCGGAGAGATCAAAAAAGGGATCTTCACGGTCCTGAATTTTATCCTGCCCTTTCAAAAAAGAGTACTATCCATGCATTGCAGCGCCAATGAGGGCCCCAAAGGCGACACAGCGATATTTTTTGGTTTGAGCGGTACAGGCAAAACCACCTTGAGTTCTGACGCCGGCCGTAAACTAATCGGCGATGACGAGCATGGCTGGAACGAACAGGGCGTATTTAATTTTGAGGGTGGCTGTTACGCTAAGATCATAGACCTGTCAGCTGAGTTTGAACCCGAGATCTTCCAGGCTATCCGGCCCGGTGCATTGGTAGAAAACGCCTCTTTCGTTAAAGATTCCAATAAAATAGATTTTGCCGATCGCTCCTTAACAGAAAATACCAGGGTCAGTTACCCGATCAGCCATATTCGAAATGCGAAGTCCCAGTCGGTGACCGGAGTACCACAAAATATATTCTTTTTAACCTGCGATGCTTACGGCGTGATTCCGCCTATCAGCAAACTGACCAAAGAGCAGGCCATGTTCCATTTCTTAAGTGGCTACACCGCAAAGATCGCCGGGACCGAAGAAGGAGTAACCGAACCGCAAGTAACCTTCAGCACCTGTTTTGGTGCACCTTTTTTACCATTGCATCCAAGTCACTACGCAGCGTTGCTTGGTGAATACCTGGACCTTTACCTGGTAAAGGTCTGGCTGGTTAATACCGGATGGACGGGAGGGAGTTACGGCACCGGTTGCCGCATCGCGATCAAATACACCAGGGCTATGATCAATGCCGCTCTAAACAATGAGCTTGACCGCGTAGATTATAACAAAGACCCGGTTTTCGGCTTAAGCGTTCCCCAACAATGTGAGGGCGTACCCGCCGAATTACTTAATCCACGAAATACCTGGACCGATCCGATCGCCT